In Bradyrhizobium sp. WBOS07, the genomic window CGGCGGCGACATCTTCCATGGCGCGCTGACCTTGAACCAGCTGTTCTCGGCACGGCCGATGCTGGGCCATGCCGATTATCGCGGGCCGTTGCGAGGCCTCTATCATTGCGGCTCAGGCGCCCATCCCGGCGGCGGCGTCACCGGTGCGCCCGGCCATAACGCCGCACAGGCGATCCTGAGGGATCACCGCTCGCTGTTCGCACGCCGTGGATAGGTCTGTGGATTGCTTGTGGACAGGCTGTTGAAGGGTCTGTGGGCAGGCCGCGGGATGCTTGGACCAAGGGCGTCGGGACGGCCGGGGGAAAGACGGTGGAAAATTGCAGGGACAATTGCGGGATAACCGGTGGATAAGCGTCCCGGCGTGCAGCGTATAACCTGTGAATATCGAAATGCGGAGTCCAAGAACGACCTCGCCCGCCAGGGGAAATCCCTTGGCGGGCGGTGATCAGAATAGCCTCAGAAGAAAAGCAGCCCCCGCTGGGAAATGGAGGCGGAATTTACTTCAGGTTGGTGCTAATCGTCGTGAACTTGTCGTTCATGGTGCTGCCCAGGCTGTTCACCACGGTGATGATCGCCAGGGCGATGCCCGCGGCAATCAGACCGTACTCGATCGCCGTCGCACCGGACTCATCCGACCAGAACTTCTGAATCATGCTCTTCAAGACTCGCCTCCGTTTCAATTCCAAGCTGTGTTGGCTTCG contains:
- a CDS encoding Flp family type IVb pilin, coding for MIQKFWSDESGATAIEYGLIAAGIALAIITVVNSLGSTMNDKFTTISTNLK